In Paenibacillus larvae subsp. larvae, the following proteins share a genomic window:
- the mgtE gene encoding magnesium transporter codes for MKHILQQLLHSKDITLQKDLLYQNSFDIAKELKTCSHKDQVTLIELFPIENGAQIISHLTPEEQYRILTHLSDDKAKLLFDKQSIDDIVDVLLALHPNQAERLMDYLPKETQQNIKKLMEYSPETAGGHVTTDYIAAREHWSVKDTLSHIRKIGDRLESLSYIYVLDSLGHLNGVVSIRQLLLRKEDTVLSDIMNQSVISVNADSDQQEAAQKLTDYNFAALPVTTSDNRMIGIITFDDAIDVIQDEATKDIHQLGGSSPLNTPYFETSVWTVFRKRIGWLLLLFVAEAYTSTILSHYEDVLSQVVALAFFIPLLVGTGGNIGTQVTATLIRAISLGEVKIKHILRVMGKEALTGLLLGCALGIAMLIRSSIMGPSVGIEVAQVVSITVLCIIVWSSLVASVLPILLTKLKLDPAVVSGPFITTFVDGTGLIIYFTVATILLNL; via the coding sequence ATGAAACATATTTTACAGCAATTACTCCATTCAAAGGATATTACTTTACAAAAAGACCTGCTATACCAAAATTCCTTTGATATTGCCAAAGAATTAAAAACTTGTTCTCATAAGGACCAAGTCACTCTTATTGAATTATTCCCGATTGAAAATGGTGCCCAGATTATTAGTCATCTTACTCCTGAAGAACAATACCGTATTCTAACTCATCTGTCTGACGATAAAGCAAAGCTATTATTTGACAAGCAATCAATTGACGATATTGTGGATGTACTATTGGCCCTTCATCCGAATCAGGCTGAACGTTTGATGGATTATTTACCAAAAGAAACCCAGCAAAACATAAAAAAGCTGATGGAATACTCACCCGAAACAGCCGGAGGTCATGTTACGACTGATTATATTGCGGCCAGAGAACATTGGTCAGTCAAAGATACCCTTTCCCATATAAGAAAAATTGGTGACAGGCTGGAATCCCTTTCTTATATTTATGTTCTTGATAGTCTTGGACACTTGAATGGCGTTGTTTCCATTAGACAATTATTGTTAAGAAAAGAAGATACGGTATTATCAGACATTATGAATCAATCTGTGATTTCAGTGAATGCAGATTCAGATCAACAAGAAGCTGCACAAAAACTGACGGATTATAACTTTGCGGCACTCCCTGTGACAACATCTGATAACCGTATGATCGGCATTATTACGTTTGATGATGCCATCGATGTGATTCAAGATGAAGCAACGAAAGACATTCATCAATTAGGAGGAAGTTCCCCTCTTAATACTCCATATTTCGAAACTTCGGTTTGGACTGTTTTTCGTAAACGTATAGGCTGGTTATTACTTCTTTTTGTAGCTGAAGCATACACCTCAACTATTCTAAGCCATTATGAAGACGTGCTTTCCCAGGTAGTTGCGCTCGCTTTCTTTATTCCCTTGTTAGTCGGGACCGGAGGTAATATTGGCACTCAAGTTACCGCTACACTCATCCGTGCAATAAGTCTTGGTGAAGTGAAAATTAAGCATATATTGCGTGTCATGGGAAAAGAGGCCTTAACGGGACTTTTACTTGGATGTGCATTAGGAATAGCCATGTTAATTCGTTCCAGTATTATGGGACCCAGTGTAGGAATAGAAGTTGCTCAAGTCGTATCCATTACAGTATTATGTATTATTGTTTGGTCTTCACTTGTAGCATCTGTCTTACCTATACTGCTAACTAAGTTAAAGCTTGATCCGGCGGTCGTTTCCGGACCATTTATTACAACATTTGTTGATGGAACAGGATTAATTATATATTTCACTGTTGCAACAATACTCTTAAATCTATGA
- a CDS encoding response regulator transcription factor encodes MRLLIIEDDIELSHVMKSGLEKGGFKVDVANTGMDGEEKSFVSRYDSILLDLNLPDKDGIEILSFLRENHIHTPIVIVTARDDVYHRALGLNSGADDYIIKPFDFVEFEARIQAVIRRYYGRAKNEIDIGKSRYARKPARLILTG; translated from the coding sequence ATGCGTCTCCTTATTATAGAAGATGATATAGAATTGTCCCATGTAATGAAATCCGGGCTGGAAAAAGGCGGGTTTAAGGTCGATGTCGCAAATACAGGAATGGACGGCGAGGAAAAAAGTTTTGTGAGCAGGTATGATTCTATTTTACTTGACTTAAACCTGCCGGATAAAGACGGGATAGAAATTTTGTCTTTTTTGCGGGAAAACCATATCCATACTCCGATTGTGATCGTCACTGCGCGGGATGATGTGTATCATAGAGCACTCGGATTAAACAGTGGTGCAGATGACTATATTATCAAGCCCTTTGATTTTGTGGAGTTTGAAGCAAGAATACAAGCCGTAATCCGCAGGTATTATGGGCGAGCCAAAAATGAAATTGACATTGGCAAATCAAGGTATGCCCGCAAACCCGCAAGGCTTATATTGACGGGCTAG
- a CDS encoding sensor histidine kinase, with protein sequence MSIKRRLFISNILMLVMPILLTILMSFCLLLIFMGITGIHDMRSLKYGNLFNSLIDEVDTLSVKWSQNNEIPTIRSDIDHFNNQYNAEGISLAIYKGKDQLYPQTAVSNSVLDIALAQDGKYSLIRDNDAIYRLRTGEYTVILSDTNFTNYRRDAFGFHFYLGIVIFTFLIAVVFLTNRILTRFVFRSIITPIETLVHGVHQIRDGNLTYRIKYDKNDEFTSVCLDFNEMAGRLSEMVNARQKDETNRRELIAGISHDLRTPLTSIKAYIEGIEKGIASTPQVRKRYLETIKSKTHDLEYIINQLFLFSKLDIGEFPFRLEQIDIGKELSSLIAGHIKEYEEKGLTISLIQNVQNVYVEIDVVQFRNVIHNVLENSVKYKIKEHAATKIACRENDTHVLITLTDNGPGVSEEAIEQLFDVFYRSDLSRKNPSKGSGLGLAITEKIIERLGGEIKAENVPDGGLAIVITLPKLKGEENVKKNIDY encoded by the coding sequence ATGAGCATAAAGCGCCGTTTGTTTATTTCTAACATTTTGATGCTCGTCATGCCGATATTACTGACTATCCTAATGAGTTTTTGCTTATTGCTCATATTCATGGGCATTACAGGAATCCATGATATGCGTTCATTAAAATATGGAAATTTGTTTAACAGTTTGATTGATGAGGTTGATACGTTATCCGTAAAGTGGTCACAAAATAACGAAATTCCAACAATAAGATCGGACATAGATCATTTTAATAATCAATACAATGCCGAAGGAATTTCTCTGGCCATCTATAAAGGAAAGGATCAGTTGTATCCACAGACGGCTGTAAGTAATTCTGTATTAGATATAGCGTTAGCGCAAGATGGCAAATATAGTCTGATTAGGGATAATGACGCTATATACCGCTTAAGAACAGGGGAATATACCGTTATTTTATCGGACACAAATTTCACTAACTATAGGCGTGATGCCTTTGGATTTCATTTTTATCTTGGCATAGTTATTTTTACATTTCTTATAGCGGTAGTTTTTCTGACAAATCGGATTTTAACCCGTTTTGTATTTCGCAGCATCATAACGCCCATAGAAACGCTGGTGCATGGTGTACACCAAATTCGCGACGGAAACTTGACCTATCGTATTAAATATGACAAGAATGATGAGTTTACCAGTGTTTGCTTAGATTTTAACGAGATGGCCGGACGTCTTTCAGAAATGGTAAATGCAAGACAAAAAGACGAAACCAATCGACGGGAATTAATTGCTGGCATCTCCCACGACTTGCGTACCCCTCTCACTTCTATCAAGGCATATATAGAGGGAATTGAAAAAGGTATAGCATCCACACCACAGGTGCGAAAACGATATTTGGAAACAATAAAGAGCAAGACCCATGACTTAGAATACATTATTAATCAATTATTCTTGTTCTCAAAGTTAGATATTGGCGAGTTTCCGTTTCGTTTGGAACAAATCGATATTGGCAAGGAGTTAAGCAGCCTGATTGCTGGTCATATAAAAGAATACGAAGAAAAGGGGCTTACGATTTCTTTGATTCAAAACGTACAAAACGTTTATGTAGAAATAGATGTTGTACAATTCCGCAATGTGATTCATAATGTTTTAGAAAACAGCGTGAAGTACAAAATTAAGGAACACGCAGCAACAAAAATAGCTTGTCGTGAAAATGATACCCATGTGCTAATTACATTAACCGATAACGGCCCCGGCGTTTCTGAAGAGGCGATAGAACAGCTGTTTGATGTCTTTTACCGCAGTGATTTATCCAGAAAAAATCCGAGCAAAGGTAGCGGCCTAGGACTTGCTATCACAGAGAAAATCATAGAACGCTTGGGAGGAGAAATAAAAGCTGAAAATGTCCCCGATGGCGGTCTTGCTATTGTCATAACGCTCCCAAAACTCAAAGGAGAAGAGAATGTTAAAAAAAATATTGATTATTGA
- a CDS encoding anion permease: MVTVILMLLAVLGVIFTLFLIRDLIAHKRNLGSENTWVAGIIGIITDFLDSLGIGSFATTTLGFKITKFLKNDHLLPGTLNVGHSIPVIVQAFLFIKVVKVNSITFLSMVLAAMAGSWIGARTVTKFSEKKIQITMGIALAVTAVLMMLKQLNVLDILGQGNESTGLTGGLLIIAVVGNFILGGLMTVGVGLYAPCMAMVFMLGLNPLVTFPIMMASCSAIMPTASLEFIKQGKYSRKGVIGLTIGGIIGVILAVQFVQSVNLNILIWVIIAVVIYTAISMFLSGIRKEGETIAE, from the coding sequence ATGGTTACAGTTATTTTAATGTTGCTGGCAGTTTTAGGTGTTATATTTACACTTTTCTTAATAAGGGATTTAATTGCCCATAAGAGGAATCTTGGGTCAGAAAATACTTGGGTTGCCGGGATTATTGGTATCATTACAGATTTTCTTGATTCTCTAGGAATTGGTTCTTTTGCAACAACGACGCTTGGTTTTAAAATCACAAAATTTTTGAAAAATGACCATCTTCTACCTGGGACTCTTAATGTAGGGCATTCAATTCCTGTTATCGTGCAAGCTTTTCTCTTCATTAAAGTTGTGAAAGTGAATAGTATCACATTTCTTTCGATGGTTCTTGCAGCAATGGCCGGTTCATGGATTGGCGCACGGACCGTAACAAAATTTTCTGAGAAAAAAATTCAAATTACTATGGGGATTGCGCTAGCAGTCACGGCTGTTTTGATGATGTTAAAACAATTGAATGTCCTTGATATCCTTGGACAAGGAAATGAATCGACGGGACTAACAGGCGGTTTGCTAATTATCGCAGTAGTTGGAAACTTCATTCTTGGCGGTCTGATGACAGTAGGTGTAGGTCTATATGCACCATGTATGGCGATGGTATTTATGCTTGGTTTAAATCCGCTTGTTACTTTTCCCATCATGATGGCATCTTGTTCCGCGATTATGCCGACAGCTAGCCTGGAATTTATCAAACAAGGTAAATATTCCAGAAAAGGTGTTATAGGTCTGACCATTGGCGGGATTATTGGGGTTATTTTAGCTGTTCAATTTGTCCAAAGCGTGAACCTAAATATCCTGATCTGGGTGATAATAGCCGTTGTTATTTACACGGCAATCAGTATGTTCCTTTCCGGAATTCGCAAAGAAGGTGAGACAATTGCAGAATAA
- a CDS encoding ABC transporter ATP-binding protein, with the protein MSKLKLTDVKKTYGNGEIVHALKGISLEFRESELVSILGPSGCGKTSLLNIIGGLDRYDSGDLMLDDLSTKNFKDDDWDAYRNHSIGFVFQSYNLIPHQTILQNVEIAMTLSGVSASERKQRAKEALTSVGLADQIKKKPSQLSGGQMQRVAIARALVNNPDIILADEPTGALDSHTSEQVMEILKEISKSKLVIMVTHNGELADKYSSRVIHLRDGGVQSDSNPLFKDEFEKRQKEAKPSSNKKVKLKKTSMSLFTATSLSFKNLLTKKGRTIITSFAGSIGIIGVALVLALSNGLSIYMTNTQQNALSGFPISVSTSSQNVDVNQKMQAMAMDNNANSNQYKAFTADDVIYNYDSNANTVQHTNVLTQDYLDYVAKLPTEVPDAVSNISYTRGVDINLLVKGESSVQKFNTTAYTGNIRETITGANNKYWSEMPDNKDFILGNYDLIGEGSRLPSKKNEVALVVDEYNRLDSHFLEKLGMNSNTKEYKLSDFIGKKILKVIPNNNFYTKMRMAYTVQYQRQTMKTYMTAMWA; encoded by the coding sequence ATGTCAAAACTTAAACTCACCGATGTAAAAAAGACGTATGGAAACGGTGAAATCGTTCATGCGTTAAAAGGCATATCCCTTGAGTTTAGGGAAAGTGAACTGGTTTCAATATTAGGGCCGTCCGGTTGCGGAAAGACCTCGCTCCTCAACATCATCGGAGGGCTTGACCGCTATGATTCGGGCGATTTAATGTTGGACGACCTATCGACAAAAAATTTCAAAGATGATGATTGGGATGCTTACAGAAACCATTCGATTGGGTTCGTTTTTCAAAGTTACAATTTAATCCCACATCAAACCATTTTGCAAAATGTGGAAATAGCCATGACGTTATCCGGAGTTTCGGCATCCGAAAGAAAACAAAGGGCAAAGGAAGCTCTTACATCTGTAGGACTTGCCGACCAAATAAAGAAAAAGCCGTCTCAGCTCTCAGGTGGGCAAATGCAACGCGTCGCCATAGCAAGAGCACTTGTCAACAACCCTGATATCATATTAGCCGATGAACCAACTGGCGCGTTGGACAGCCATACAAGTGAGCAAGTCATGGAGATTTTAAAGGAAATATCCAAATCCAAGCTGGTTATTATGGTTACCCATAACGGAGAGTTGGCGGATAAATATAGTAGCAGAGTGATTCATTTGCGGGATGGCGGAGTGCAGTCGGATAGCAATCCTCTATTTAAAGATGAATTTGAAAAAAGACAAAAGGAAGCCAAGCCAAGTAGCAACAAAAAGGTAAAACTTAAAAAGACGTCCATGTCGCTGTTTACTGCTACCTCGCTATCATTCAAGAATCTTTTGACCAAAAAAGGGCGAACGATTATCACATCCTTTGCCGGAAGTATAGGTATTATCGGAGTGGCGCTGGTGCTTGCGCTATCAAACGGTTTGTCAATTTATATGACAAACACACAGCAAAACGCATTGTCGGGGTTTCCAATTTCTGTCAGTACGTCATCACAAAACGTGGATGTTAACCAAAAAATGCAGGCGATGGCGATGGACAATAACGCAAACAGCAATCAATACAAGGCATTCACGGCTGATGATGTCATTTACAATTATGACAGTAATGCAAACACCGTCCAACATACAAATGTGCTGACACAGGACTATCTTGACTATGTAGCAAAGCTGCCTACTGAAGTACCGGATGCCGTCAGCAACATTTCCTACACCAGAGGCGTGGACATCAATCTGCTGGTAAAAGGCGAAAGCTCTGTACAAAAATTCAACACCACAGCTTACACCGGCAACATTAGAGAAACGATTACCGGCGCTAACAATAAATATTGGTCTGAAATGCCCGACAACAAAGACTTTATCCTGGGTAACTATGACCTGATTGGTGAAGGAAGCCGCCTGCCTTCCAAAAAAAATGAAGTCGCACTTGTTGTTGATGAATATAATAGGCTGGACTCGCATTTCTTAGAAAAATTAGGCATGAATTCTAACACTAAGGAATATAAGTTATCAGACTTTATCGGTAAAAAAATACTCAAGGTAATTCCGAATAACAATTTTTACACAAAAATGCGGATGGCCTATACAGTGCAATACCAGCGGCAAACTATGAAAACTTATATGACAGCAATGTGGGCTTAG
- a CDS encoding ArnT family glycosyltransferase: MKWALSAKRLIPILILGTVLRLLWVYFVNTQPIFDFKHYHDLAMSLLHNGSYTMPEGLDYIKQNTDYIQQGVQYPTAFRPPGYPFLLVAIYAIWPSILAAKLANVFFGMVWIVCAYLLGRKYFNERVGLWAAFLTAIFPPAIGYTSILGTEVFSVALLLFILCLQVYRIGGRTTGPFIQGALIGFLALVKPYFAAFPILHLILMWWLSKEYVTPQNKRRQIKEVVLPVVYATIAMAIVISPWTVRNYIAFDRFVPISTNGDFVLYINNNDLNQGLYMDAMKVPDSIFKTDRILDENGNYNEPDAMKAAKSEAVKWILSHPKKFFFLGIDRLAASYLNAGDEVGYWSMPEGNEARFNKEWVKPLIQGSSAFSLIVVGGGLVYALIILYQFIRFRPMNVMHKLNLMFIAFLTVVIFFSEGQPRYMFPLYPFFILGIAWMGDLAVKALRFEGVTGQER, encoded by the coding sequence ATGAAATGGGCTTTATCTGCAAAACGGTTGATCCCAATACTCATACTTGGAACCGTACTTAGACTTCTCTGGGTTTATTTTGTAAACACACAACCCATCTTTGATTTCAAGCATTATCACGACCTTGCCATGTCACTCTTACATAACGGGTCTTATACTATGCCCGAAGGGCTTGACTACATCAAACAAAACACTGATTATATCCAGCAGGGGGTTCAATATCCGACAGCTTTTCGTCCGCCAGGCTATCCGTTTTTACTTGTAGCAATCTATGCCATCTGGCCGTCCATTCTTGCGGCAAAACTGGCGAATGTTTTTTTCGGTATGGTATGGATCGTTTGTGCATACTTACTTGGACGCAAGTATTTTAATGAACGGGTAGGATTATGGGCTGCATTCCTGACCGCCATTTTTCCGCCGGCGATTGGATATACAAGTATACTGGGGACAGAAGTATTTTCGGTTGCTTTACTCCTCTTTATTTTATGCCTGCAAGTATACCGTATCGGCGGGCGTACTACAGGACCATTCATTCAAGGAGCATTGATCGGATTCCTGGCACTCGTAAAGCCTTATTTTGCTGCCTTTCCCATCCTTCACCTGATTTTAATGTGGTGGTTGAGTAAGGAGTATGTAACCCCGCAGAATAAACGGAGGCAGATCAAAGAGGTTGTCTTGCCGGTGGTTTATGCAACCATAGCCATGGCAATCGTGATTTCCCCCTGGACGGTCCGCAATTATATTGCGTTTGACAGATTTGTTCCGATATCCACGAATGGGGATTTTGTTCTTTACATTAATAATAATGATTTGAACCAGGGTTTATATATGGATGCCATGAAAGTGCCGGACTCCATATTTAAAACAGACCGGATCTTGGATGAGAACGGGAACTACAATGAACCTGATGCGATGAAGGCAGCGAAGTCGGAAGCAGTAAAATGGATTTTGTCCCATCCGAAGAAGTTTTTCTTTCTTGGAATAGACCGTCTGGCTGCCAGTTATTTAAATGCCGGGGATGAAGTGGGGTACTGGTCGATGCCTGAAGGGAATGAAGCAAGGTTTAATAAGGAGTGGGTCAAACCATTAATTCAGGGTTCGAGTGCCTTTTCCCTGATAGTGGTTGGGGGCGGACTTGTCTATGCACTGATTATTTTGTATCAATTCATACGATTCAGACCTATGAATGTCATGCATAAGCTCAACCTGATGTTTATCGCTTTTTTGACTGTCGTTATCTTTTTCTCTGAAGGTCAACCCCGCTATATGTTCCCTCTATATCCTTTCTTTATTCTGGGCATAGCCTGGATGGGAGACCTTGCTGTAAAAGCTCTTCGGTTTGAAGGAGTTACTGGACAAGAGAGATAG
- a CDS encoding MATE family efflux transporter, which yields MILFLIPMILSNVLQSIGQLAGSIIVGRWLGVDALAAISAFFPLFFLLVSFTIGIGSGSSILIGQAYGARNEERLKAIVGTTLTFTFLLGLVLAILGGIFTWDILRLIGTPENIIAVTVHYARILFWSMPIMFLYFVYTTFMRGTGDSKTPFYFLVVSTVFNLVLLPVLVFGWLGLPRLGIYGVAYANVISTILTFMFMLFYLRRTKHALRFDASVGKHLRMDKGLLALLLRLGIPSSINMILVSLSEIAVIAFVNHYGSDATAAYGAVNQVASYVQMPAISLGITVSIFAAQSIGANQLGKLKQVTRTGILFNYVIGGMVILLIYVFSKHILSWFLTSSNALNIAHSLLMITLWSYLIFGHAQIYSATMRASGTVLWPTLFSILSIWCVEVPVAYYLSHKTSLGIHGIWIGYPAAFIVSMLLQYTYYRLSWKKKRIARLVD from the coding sequence ATGATCCTGTTTCTTATACCGATGATTCTAAGCAATGTTCTGCAATCTATTGGTCAGTTAGCCGGAAGTATTATTGTCGGAAGATGGCTTGGTGTTGATGCCTTGGCCGCCATATCGGCCTTCTTTCCCCTGTTTTTCCTGCTTGTGTCCTTTACCATCGGCATTGGTTCAGGCAGCTCAATTCTCATTGGCCAGGCTTACGGTGCACGCAATGAGGAACGTTTAAAAGCCATTGTCGGTACCACCCTCACGTTTACTTTTCTGCTCGGACTGGTCCTTGCTATACTGGGCGGCATTTTTACCTGGGATATTCTCCGCCTTATCGGGACACCTGAAAATATTATTGCGGTTACCGTGCATTATGCGCGGATCTTATTCTGGTCCATGCCCATTATGTTTCTGTATTTTGTATATACTACTTTCATGCGCGGGACCGGTGATTCCAAAACGCCATTTTATTTCCTCGTTGTTAGCACAGTGTTTAATCTGGTATTGCTTCCGGTTCTGGTGTTCGGCTGGCTGGGTCTTCCCAGGCTGGGGATTTATGGAGTCGCTTATGCAAACGTCATATCTACAATTTTGACATTTATGTTTATGCTTTTCTACCTTCGCAGGACAAAACATGCACTTCGTTTCGATGCTTCTGTCGGAAAACATCTTCGGATGGATAAGGGATTGCTGGCCTTATTGCTGCGCCTGGGAATTCCCTCCAGCATCAACATGATCCTGGTATCATTATCCGAAATTGCTGTCATCGCCTTTGTCAATCATTACGGATCGGATGCGACCGCAGCGTATGGTGCAGTGAATCAGGTGGCAAGTTATGTTCAAATGCCCGCAATCAGTCTGGGCATTACAGTGTCTATCTTTGCCGCTCAGTCCATCGGGGCTAATCAGCTTGGCAAACTCAAGCAAGTAACCCGCACAGGCATATTATTTAATTATGTGATTGGCGGAATGGTCATCCTGCTGATCTATGTGTTTTCCAAACACATTTTATCCTGGTTCCTGACCAGTTCCAATGCGCTAAATATCGCACACAGTTTACTGATGATTACACTATGGAGTTACTTGATATTTGGCCATGCCCAAATTTATAGTGCAACAATGCGAGCCAGTGGAACTGTCTTATGGCCGACGTTATTCAGCATATTATCAATCTGGTGCGTAGAAGTACCTGTTGCCTATTATCTCTCTCATAAAACCAGCCTTGGCATTCATGGAATATGGATTGGATACCCGGCTGCGTTTATTGTAAGTATGCTCCTGCAATATACGTACTACCGCTTGTCATGGAAGAAGAAGCGAATCGCACGTCTTGTTGACTAA
- a CDS encoding ABC transporter permease produces MTITGILRVKDGAPSNFLSEGIVYPTALTDYIVDNASKSDVAIAQKASDKDIILNTPFANDDAKKARLQSLGANTTPTAINIYPKDFASKDKIKTYLDSYNTGKADENKVIYTDLAETINNMMNSLIKTISYVLIGFAAISLLVSTIMIGIITYISVLERTKEIGILRSVGARKKDIGRVFNAETMIVGCIAGLLGVGLSYLLILPINMVIKGLANIPNLANLNPISAIVLILGSMVLTLIAGLIPSRMAAKKDPVRALRSE; encoded by the coding sequence TTGACAATCACAGGAATTTTGCGTGTTAAGGATGGCGCGCCAAGCAACTTTTTATCAGAGGGTATCGTATATCCTACAGCTTTGACCGACTACATTGTTGATAATGCAAGCAAGTCGGACGTGGCAATAGCACAAAAAGCGTCAGATAAGGACATTATTCTTAACACTCCTTTTGCTAACGATGACGCCAAAAAAGCAAGACTGCAAAGCTTAGGCGCTAATACAACGCCAACTGCCATTAACATTTATCCGAAAGATTTTGCCAGCAAGGACAAAATCAAAACCTATTTGGATAGCTATAACACGGGCAAGGCCGATGAAAACAAAGTGATTTATACCGACCTTGCCGAAACGATAAACAACATGATGAATTCGCTTATTAAGACAATAAGCTATGTCCTTATAGGATTTGCAGCGATTTCGCTTTTGGTTTCCACCATTATGATTGGTATAATCACCTATATATCTGTGCTGGAACGCACAAAGGAAATTGGCATACTCAGAAGTGTAGGTGCGCGCAAAAAAGATATCGGAAGGGTGTTTAATGCAGAGACCATGATTGTGGGTTGCATCGCAGGGCTCCTAGGTGTAGGGTTATCCTATCTGCTTATTCTTCCAATCAATATGGTTATTAAAGGACTTGCAAATATTCCGAACCTTGCAAACCTCAACCCGATATCCGCAATAGTGCTGATACTCGGAAGTATGGTGCTGACACTTATAGCAGGACTTATTCCTTCAAGGATGGCAGCAAAAAAAGACCCTGTTCGTGCATTACGATCAGAGTAA
- a CDS encoding response regulator transcription factor, producing MLKKILIIEDDTSIAEIERDFLEIDGFETTIATDGIEGLNQASTEKFDLILLDLMLPGIDGYEICRKIRGKTEVPILMVTARIEDADKIRGLGLGADDYISKPFSPTELVARVKANLAQYERLTTGSVVRSEEVQVGPVRINRLTHRVYINNHELEFKNKEYELLLFLISNPDIVFSKEQLYERIWGMDAIGDLKTVAVHINRLREKIEKDPQNPVYIQTVWGSGYHFKI from the coding sequence ATGTTAAAAAAAATATTGATTATTGAGGATGATACATCAATCGCTGAAATCGAGCGGGATTTTTTGGAGATTGACGGCTTTGAGACGACCATTGCAACGGATGGAATAGAAGGGTTAAACCAAGCATCTACTGAGAAATTTGATTTGATTTTACTTGATTTGATGCTGCCCGGTATAGACGGGTATGAAATATGCCGGAAAATACGAGGAAAAACCGAGGTTCCAATCCTCATGGTAACAGCAAGGATAGAAGACGCGGATAAAATAAGGGGACTTGGGCTTGGTGCGGATGATTATATCTCAAAGCCGTTTTCACCAACCGAGCTTGTCGCAAGGGTAAAGGCGAATCTGGCACAGTATGAGCGGTTAACAACCGGTAGCGTGGTTAGATCCGAGGAAGTGCAAGTAGGCCCTGTGCGGATTAATAGGCTGACACATCGTGTTTATATAAATAATCATGAACTCGAATTCAAAAATAAAGAATACGAGCTGCTTTTGTTTCTTATCTCAAATCCGGATATTGTTTTTAGTAAAGAGCAGCTATATGAACGTATCTGGGGAATGGATGCAATCGGCGATTTAAAAACAGTTGCCGTGCATATTAACCGTCTTCGGGAAAAAATTGAAAAGGACCCTCAAAACCCTGTATATATACAAACGGTATGGGGTTCCGGGTATCATTTTAAAATATAA
- a CDS encoding 5'-nucleotidase, lipoprotein e(P4) family, translated as MKIKKVMITFIYIAVLSASLAACSGTSEKNIPKEEKTKLTDQQLMADLWFQTAGETKALYYQGYNIGRLKLDTALAKGTNKKPAIILDLDETVLDNSPYQAMTVKEGKTYPYKWDEWIDKAESEALPGAIDFLKYAESKGVDIYYISDRRINQLDATIKNLEHVDAPQATKEHVLLKDPQEKGKEKRREIVSQKNDIVLLFGDNLSDFTDFDHKSVKERNNMVDETKEQFGDKYIIFPNPMYGNWESALYDYNSDKSDQEKIEIRQKNLKTFEAKQ; from the coding sequence ATGAAAATTAAAAAGGTAATGATAACATTCATATACATAGCAGTTCTTTCAGCCTCTCTGGCAGCATGTTCAGGAACGTCCGAAAAAAACATACCGAAAGAAGAAAAGACAAAATTAACAGACCAGCAGTTGATGGCTGATCTATGGTTCCAAACAGCCGGCGAGACAAAAGCATTATATTATCAGGGCTATAACATTGGCAGGTTGAAACTTGATACGGCTCTGGCGAAAGGTACTAATAAAAAACCGGCCATTATATTAGATTTAGACGAAACTGTTTTAGATAATAGTCCTTACCAAGCTATGACGGTTAAGGAAGGAAAGACATATCCTTATAAATGGGATGAATGGATCGATAAAGCAGAATCGGAAGCCCTTCCTGGTGCAATTGATTTCTTGAAATATGCCGAATCTAAAGGTGTGGATATTTATTACATTTCAGACCGCAGGATAAATCAATTGGATGCGACTATTAAAAATCTGGAGCATGTTGATGCTCCACAAGCAACAAAAGAACATGTTTTATTAAAAGATCCCCAAGAAAAAGGAAAAGAAAAACGCCGTGAAATTGTTTCTCAGAAAAATGATATCGTATTACTGTTCGGTGATAACTTATCTGACTTCACTGATTTTGATCATAAATCTGTAAAAGAGCGCAATAACATGGTTGACGAAACTAAAGAGCAATTTGGCGATAAATATATCATTTTTCCTAACCCAATGTACGGTAACTGGGAAAGTGCACTATATGATTACAACTCTGATAAATCAGACCAAGAGAAAATTGAAATTCGCCAAAAAAACTTAAAAACATTTGAAGCAAAACAATGA